A region from the Colwellia sp. PAMC 21821 genome encodes:
- a CDS encoding sigma-70 family RNA polymerase sigma factor: MFERSDETLVKQALKGKKSAWVTLVKRYEKNLYNYTLRMVSNPDDALDLMQDVFMAVFRNLASFRGDSPFKGWMFKIAHYRCIEFYRRKKPTQSLDDTPEQEEQSSDACPEAHLFSGQQASLLNKAIHTLPVNQKLVVELKFFQHCTFDDIAKQLGISVNTVKSRLYSALDKLKDHLELDNVK, encoded by the coding sequence GTGTTTGAACGAAGCGATGAAACGCTAGTAAAACAAGCGCTGAAAGGTAAGAAATCAGCTTGGGTTACCTTAGTAAAACGGTATGAGAAAAACTTATACAACTACACTCTGCGTATGGTGAGTAATCCCGATGACGCCTTAGATTTGATGCAAGATGTATTTATGGCGGTTTTTCGTAACTTAGCGTCATTTCGTGGCGACAGTCCTTTTAAAGGTTGGATGTTTAAAATTGCTCATTATCGGTGTATTGAATTTTATCGCCGTAAAAAACCGACGCAATCACTCGATGATACACCTGAGCAAGAAGAGCAAAGTAGCGATGCCTGCCCTGAGGCGCATTTATTTTCTGGTCAACAAGCCAGCCTATTAAATAAAGCGATACACACTTTACCGGTCAATCAAAAATTAGTGGTGGAGTTGAAGTTTTTTCAACACTGTACTTTTGATGATATTGCTAAACAGCTTGGCATATCTGTGAATACAGTAAAATCGCGTTTGTACAGTGCTTT